A window of the Streptomyces luomodiensis genome harbors these coding sequences:
- a CDS encoding serine/threonine-protein kinase, producing MNAAVVACQRRNCDGSYEDVGGGELYCDVCGMAPVVSPQGMVGSPATGVTGQGAPGGSLSSGRAASSGRAPLSGPAPSSGRAPSSGPAPSSGRDSSSGRVPSSGTSGRSRSARSASSQRSVSGRLSRSMSGRSSSRSVSVRSSRSSASAPSGRNALGAGLVSVPEVPRPDPRTAVLADPEVPERKRFCSRADCGAPVGRARGDRPGRTEGFCTKCGHPYSFLPKLSPGDIVHGQYEIAGCLAHGGLGWIYLAIDRAVSDRWVVLKGLLDTGDEEALAAAVSERRFLAEIEHANIVRIYNFVEHLDQRTGSLDGYIVMEYVGGKSLKDIANARRTTEGRRDPLPVEQACAYGIEALEALGHLHSRNLLYCDFKVDNAIQQQDQLKLIDMGAVRRMDDHDSPIYGTVGYQAPEISEAGPSIASDLYTVARTLAVLTFDFQGYTNVFVDSLPDPEHVEIFRRYESFYRLLVRATDPDPSRRFASAREMADQLTGVLREVVALQTGQPRPALSTLFGPEPRVVDTELFAADGQDPSLLGARRTGRGAAAAAPAQRPPGPLALPLPAMAVLDGRATALALPVPMVDPEDPNAGFLAGLLAADPAEVSAALRTVPVDSLELRLRRVRAQLELGQEQEAGVALTGLEAAYHDDWRIVWYRGLHALATGDRETAALSFDAVYDAFPGEPAPKLALGVCAEVLGQLDNAAEYYRLVWTTDPSFVSAAFGLARVLLCSGDRTGAVRALESVPESSIHYTAARVAAVRARLRQRAPQDALLGDLSAAAAQVERLGEFGLDAVRRERLRTEVLGSALDWVLSGSSGAPPGHNRPPLLGSSLDERGLRFGLERSYRILARLAQRGEERIELVERANRFRPRTWV from the coding sequence AGGGCATGGTCGGCTCACCGGCCACCGGCGTCACCGGGCAGGGCGCGCCGGGCGGAAGCCTGTCGTCCGGCCGGGCCGCCTCCTCCGGCCGAGCCCCCTTGTCCGGCCCGGCGCCCTCCTCCGGTAGGGCCCCCTCCTCCGGCCCGGCCCCTTCCTCCGGTCGGGACTCCTCGTCCGGCCGGGTGCCCTCCTCCGGCACCTCGGGCCGGTCGCGGTCCGCACGCTCCGCCTCGTCCCAGCGCTCGGTGTCCGGGCGGCTGTCCCGCTCCATGTCGGGGCGGTCCTCGTCGCGTTCGGTCTCGGTGCGCAGCTCCCGCTCCTCCGCGTCGGCCCCCTCGGGACGCAACGCGCTGGGCGCCGGTCTGGTCAGCGTCCCGGAAGTGCCGCGTCCCGACCCGCGGACGGCGGTGCTGGCGGACCCCGAGGTCCCCGAGCGGAAGCGGTTCTGCAGCCGCGCCGACTGCGGCGCCCCGGTGGGGCGCGCCCGCGGTGACCGGCCGGGCCGCACGGAGGGCTTCTGCACCAAGTGCGGCCATCCGTACTCGTTCCTGCCGAAGCTGAGCCCCGGTGACATCGTGCACGGTCAGTACGAGATCGCGGGCTGTCTGGCACACGGCGGGCTCGGCTGGATCTATCTGGCCATCGACCGCGCGGTGTCCGACCGCTGGGTGGTCCTCAAGGGCCTGCTGGACACGGGCGACGAGGAGGCCCTGGCGGCGGCCGTCTCCGAGCGCCGGTTCCTCGCCGAGATCGAGCACGCCAACATCGTCCGGATCTACAACTTCGTCGAACACCTCGACCAGCGCACCGGCAGCCTCGACGGCTACATCGTCATGGAGTACGTGGGCGGCAAGTCGCTGAAGGACATCGCCAACGCCCGCCGCACCACGGAGGGCCGGCGCGATCCGCTGCCGGTCGAGCAGGCATGCGCGTACGGCATCGAGGCGCTGGAGGCGCTCGGCCATCTGCACAGCCGCAATCTCCTCTACTGCGACTTCAAGGTCGACAACGCCATCCAGCAGCAGGACCAGCTCAAGCTGATCGACATGGGCGCGGTCCGGCGGATGGACGACCACGACAGCCCCATCTACGGCACGGTCGGCTACCAGGCCCCCGAGATCTCGGAGGCGGGCCCGTCGATCGCCTCCGACCTCTACACGGTGGCGCGTACCCTCGCCGTGCTCACCTTCGACTTCCAGGGCTATACCAACGTCTTCGTGGACAGCCTGCCGGACCCCGAGCACGTCGAGATCTTCCGGCGCTACGAGTCCTTCTACCGGCTGCTGGTACGGGCCACCGACCCGGACCCAAGTCGCCGTTTCGCCTCCGCGCGGGAGATGGCCGACCAGCTGACCGGGGTACTGCGGGAGGTCGTAGCTCTCCAGACCGGGCAGCCCCGGCCGGCCCTGTCCACGCTCTTCGGGCCGGAACCACGGGTGGTGGACACCGAGCTGTTCGCCGCCGACGGCCAGGACCCGTCCCTGCTGGGCGCCCGGCGCACCGGCAGGGGTGCCGCCGCGGCCGCCCCCGCGCAGCGGCCGCCGGGCCCGCTGGCCCTGCCGCTGCCCGCCATGGCCGTGCTGGACGGACGGGCCACCGCGCTGGCGCTCCCGGTGCCGATGGTCGACCCGGAGGACCCGAACGCCGGGTTCCTGGCCGGGCTGCTGGCCGCCGACCCCGCCGAGGTGAGCGCCGCGCTGCGGACCGTGCCCGTCGACTCGCTCGAGCTGCGGCTGCGCCGGGTGCGCGCCCAGCTGGAGCTGGGCCAGGAGCAGGAGGCGGGCGTCGCGCTGACCGGTCTGGAGGCCGCGTACCACGACGACTGGCGGATCGTCTGGTACCGGGGGCTGCACGCGCTGGCCACCGGCGACCGGGAGACGGCCGCGCTCTCCTTCGACGCCGTCTACGACGCGTTCCCCGGTGAGCCCGCGCCGAAGCTGGCGCTCGGCGTCTGCGCCGAGGTGCTGGGCCAGTTGGACAACGCGGCGGAGTACTACCGGCTGGTGTGGACCACCGACCCGAGCTTTGTGAGCGCCGCCTTCGGCCTCGCCCGGGTCCTGCTGTGCTCCGGGGACCGGACGGGCGCGGTGCGGGCCCTGGAGTCGGTGCCGGAGTCCTCGATCCACTACACGGCGGCGCGGGTCGCCGCCGTACGGGCCCGGCTGCGCCAGCGCGCCCCGCAGGACGCCCTGCTGGGCGATCTGTCGGCCGCCGCCGCCCAGGTCGAGCGGCTGGGCGAGTTCGGTCTGGACGCGGTGCGGCGCGAGCGGCTGCGTACGGAAGTGCTGGGCAGCGCCCTGGATTGGGTACTGTCCGGCAGCAGCGGGGCACCGCCGGGACACAACCGGCCTCCGCTGCTCGGCAGCAGCCTGGACGAGCGCGGGCTGCGTTTCGGATTGGAGCGCTCGTATCGGATACTCGCCAGACTCGCGCAGCGAGGCGAGGAGAGGATCGAACTGGTGGAGCGGGCCAACCGTTTCCGCCCCAGGACGTGGGTGTGA